A single window of Nocardia sp. NBC_01327 DNA harbors:
- a CDS encoding orotate phosphoribosyltransferase, with the protein MRDLHASLPRPAAEGDLSARIRQAAHLTGEFLLRSGETATQFLDEYRFAADPALLDAAARAMVPLIPPNTEVLAGLELGGVPVATALSLHTGLPIAFIRKKAKIHGTCRLAEGADITGKHVLIIDAVVNTGGQIALSAADLRPLGATITHALCVIDRGRTGRTNLAAHGVELLNLLELT; encoded by the coding sequence ATGCGCGATCTCCACGCCTCCCTCCCCCGCCCCGCGGCCGAAGGCGACCTCTCGGCCCGGATCCGTCAGGCGGCCCACCTGACCGGCGAGTTCCTCCTGCGATCCGGCGAAACCGCCACCCAGTTCCTGGACGAGTACCGCTTCGCAGCCGACCCCGCCCTACTCGACGCCGCCGCCCGCGCCATGGTCCCCCTCATCCCCCCGAACACCGAGGTCCTGGCCGGCCTGGAACTCGGCGGCGTCCCCGTCGCAACCGCCCTCTCCCTCCACACCGGACTCCCGATCGCCTTCATCCGCAAGAAGGCCAAGATCCACGGAACCTGCCGCCTGGCCGAGGGCGCCGACATCACCGGCAAACACGTCCTGATCATCGACGCCGTCGTAAACACCGGCGGCCAAATCGCCCTCTCCGCAGCCGACCTCCGCCCCCTGGGCGCCACCATCACCCACGCCCTCTGCGTCATCGACCGAGGCCGCACCGGCCGCACCAACCTGGCCGCGCACGGGGTGGAGCTGCTGAACTTGCTGGAACTGACCTGA
- a CDS encoding amino acid transporter, with product MTKRPPKEHQHSWWKVMCLTGVDYFSTLGYQPGIAALAAGVLSPLATLVLVALTLLGALPVYRRVAKESPHGGGSIAMLANFLPNWWGKILILVLLGFAATDFTITMTLSAADGAAHIVENPNVPGFLHDQNMIITLVLLALLAAVFLKGFSEAISIAVVLVGVYLALNVVVSVVGIVKVAEHGSMVTDWTHALTAQHGSPIAMIGVALLVFPKLALGLSGFETGVAVMPQIKGCPEDTEEFPRMRIVGARKLLTTAAFIMSGFLIITSFITTILIPEDAFKDGGPANGRALAYLAHQYLGNGFGTVYDISTIAILWFAGASAMAGLLNLVPRYLPRFGMAPEWARQIRPLVLVFAAVSFGITWYFNASVDAQGAAYATGVLVLITSAAVAVTLSAARKKQRSRVFAFGVVSAIFVYTTIDNVIEKPEGAQLALLFILAILVVSFASRFRRAFELRAVHVTFDEKAGQMIDDLAARGEVRIVTHDIDNREPEEYAEKEADQRRESHIPAEEPILFLEVIVRDPSEFSTELLVTEVDVDQYHILSVEAAAVPNCIAAILLAIRDRTGAPPHVYFEWTEGNPLTNLMRFMFFGEGEVAPVTREILRRAVPRRSQRPHVHVDS from the coding sequence ATGACCAAACGCCCGCCCAAGGAACATCAGCATTCCTGGTGGAAGGTGATGTGCCTGACCGGTGTCGACTACTTCTCGACGCTCGGATATCAGCCCGGTATCGCGGCGCTGGCCGCGGGCGTGCTCTCGCCGCTGGCGACCCTGGTTCTGGTGGCGCTCACACTGCTCGGCGCGCTGCCGGTCTATCGGCGCGTGGCCAAGGAGAGTCCGCACGGCGGCGGCTCGATCGCCATGCTCGCCAATTTCCTGCCCAATTGGTGGGGCAAGATCCTGATTCTGGTGCTGCTGGGCTTCGCGGCCACCGACTTCACCATCACCATGACGCTCTCGGCGGCTGACGGTGCGGCGCACATTGTCGAGAACCCGAACGTTCCGGGTTTCCTGCACGACCAGAACATGATCATCACGCTGGTGCTGCTCGCGCTGCTGGCGGCGGTGTTCCTCAAGGGCTTCAGTGAGGCCATCAGCATCGCGGTCGTCCTGGTCGGGGTGTATCTGGCGCTGAACGTGGTGGTGTCGGTGGTCGGCATCGTCAAGGTGGCCGAGCACGGGTCCATGGTCACCGACTGGACGCATGCGCTCACCGCGCAGCACGGCAGTCCGATAGCCATGATCGGCGTCGCGCTGCTGGTGTTTCCGAAACTGGCACTTGGTCTTTCGGGATTCGAGACCGGCGTGGCGGTCATGCCGCAGATCAAGGGCTGCCCGGAGGACACCGAGGAATTCCCCCGCATGCGCATTGTCGGCGCGCGCAAACTGCTGACCACGGCCGCGTTCATCATGAGCGGCTTCCTCATCATCACCAGCTTCATCACCACCATCCTGATTCCGGAGGATGCGTTCAAGGACGGCGGACCGGCCAACGGCCGCGCGCTGGCGTATCTGGCGCATCAGTATCTGGGCAATGGCTTCGGCACCGTCTACGACATCAGCACCATCGCCATCCTGTGGTTCGCCGGCGCCTCCGCCATGGCGGGCCTGCTGAATCTGGTGCCGCGCTATCTGCCGCGCTTCGGCATGGCGCCGGAGTGGGCGCGCCAGATTCGGCCGCTGGTCCTGGTTTTCGCGGCGGTGTCGTTCGGCATCACCTGGTATTTCAATGCCAGCGTCGATGCGCAGGGCGCGGCGTACGCGACCGGTGTGCTGGTGCTCATCACCTCCGCGGCGGTCGCGGTGACGCTGTCGGCGGCGCGCAAGAAGCAGCGTTCGCGGGTGTTCGCGTTCGGTGTGGTGTCGGCGATCTTCGTCTACACCACCATCGACAATGTGATCGAGAAGCCCGAGGGCGCGCAGCTGGCGCTGCTGTTCATTCTGGCGATCCTGGTGGTGTCCTTCGCTTCCCGCTTCCGCCGGGCCTTCGAACTGCGGGCCGTGCACGTGACCTTCGACGAGAAGGCCGGGCAGATGATCGACGATCTCGCCGCGCGCGGCGAGGTCCGCATCGTCACGCACGATATCGACAATCGGGAGCCCGAGGAGTACGCGGAGAAGGAAGCCGATCAGCGGCGCGAGAGCCATATTCCCGCCGAGGAGCCGATCCTCTTCCTCGAGGTCATCGTCCGGGACCCCTCGGAGTTCAGCACCGAATTGCTGGTGACCGAGGTGGATGTGGACCAGTACCACATTCTTTCGGTCGAGGCCGCGGCCGTGCCGAACTGTATTGCCGCCATCCTGCTGGCCATTCGAGATCGCACCGGCGCTCCGCCGCACGTGTATTTCGAATGGACCGAGGGCAATCCGCTGACCAACCTCATGCGGTTCATGTTCTTCGGCGAGGGTGAGGTCGCTCCGGTGACGCGGGAGATCCTGCGCCGGGCCGTGCCCCGCCGGTCGCAGCGGCCGCACGTGCACGTCGACAGCTGA
- a CDS encoding site-specific integrase, which produces MTLPDAPEQLVAGPPDDALRALLSECAGTDFEALRDTAIIRMLTDTGCHAGELAGLDVDGIDFVENTAMVLGEGRAPHHSATRHELPFGSTYEPVPNTQKPTTTSKLSGSDAGTAPRGHATDIGAMARLVTLAEWAKTHGLSLTTVRTKWALREDFPAH; this is translated from the coding sequence ATGACCCTGCCTGACGCGCCCGAGCAGCTCGTAGCGGGCCCACCGGACGACGCCCTCCGCGCCCTACTGTCCGAATGCGCTGGCACCGACTTCGAGGCGTTGCGCGACACCGCCATCATCCGAATGCTCACCGATACCGGTTGCCATGCAGGAGAACTCGCCGGATTGGACGTCGATGGCATTGACTTCGTAGAGAACACAGCAATGGTTCTCGGCGAAGGCCGCGCACCGCACCATTCGGCGACAAGACACGAGCTGCCCTTCGGAAGTACCTACGAGCCCGTGCCAAACACCCAAAAACCAACCACAACGAGCAAGCTCTCTGGCTCGGACGCCGGCACGGCGCCGCGGGGGCACGCCACCGACATTGGAGCAATGGCACGGTTGGTGACCCTCGCCGAATGGGCAAAAACGCATGGCCTCAGCTTGACGACCGTTCGGACGAAATGGGCGCTGCGCGAGGACTTCCCAGCGCACTAG
- a CDS encoding PDR/VanB family oxidoreductase translates to MSGSRPVPAQPPLDLYGKGRSDRATRVLDAIAETRLRWTTLVNRHEPPARVDDRRLPLVLVQRRVEAHDTDVISLMFTAADGRALPEWRPGAHLDLELPSGRVRQYSLCGDPADRHAYRIAVRRIPNGGGGSLEVHDSLTVGTLVTVRGPRNAFPFVLPGYGSSAARVHFVAGGIGITPILPMVRMAHRLGVDWTMVYAGRSRDTIPFLSEVESFGHRVTVRTDDEHGIPTAAELLAGVGTDTSVYCCGPVVMTQAIADSVRDMPGVELYSERFSPPPVVNGTAFQVQLARTGEVIDIPADKSVLEEVLKVRPDSPYSCRQGFCRTCRVNTLAGDVDHRDTVLTDGERAAGDMLICVSRCAGDRLVLDL, encoded by the coding sequence GTGAGCGGGAGCCGACCGGTTCCCGCGCAGCCGCCGCTCGACCTGTACGGGAAGGGGCGTTCCGACCGCGCCACCCGCGTGCTCGATGCCATCGCGGAGACGCGGCTGCGCTGGACCACCCTGGTGAACCGGCACGAACCGCCCGCGCGGGTCGATGATCGGCGGCTGCCGCTGGTGCTGGTGCAGCGCCGGGTCGAAGCGCACGACACCGATGTCATCAGCCTCATGTTCACCGCGGCCGACGGGCGGGCGCTGCCCGAATGGCGGCCGGGTGCGCACCTGGATCTGGAACTGCCGTCGGGGCGGGTGCGGCAGTACTCGCTGTGCGGTGATCCGGCGGATCGGCACGCCTATCGAATCGCGGTGCGCCGCATACCGAATGGCGGCGGCGGATCGCTCGAGGTGCACGATTCGCTGACCGTGGGCACTCTGGTGACGGTGCGCGGGCCGCGCAATGCGTTCCCCTTCGTACTGCCCGGATATGGATCCTCTGCCGCGCGAGTGCATTTCGTGGCGGGCGGTATCGGCATCACCCCGATCCTGCCGATGGTGCGCATGGCGCATCGGCTCGGCGTGGACTGGACCATGGTGTACGCCGGGCGCAGTCGCGACACCATTCCGTTCCTGTCGGAGGTGGAATCCTTCGGGCATCGCGTCACCGTCCGCACCGATGACGAGCACGGCATACCCACCGCCGCCGAACTGCTGGCCGGTGTCGGGACCGATACGTCCGTCTACTGCTGCGGACCCGTGGTCATGACGCAGGCCATCGCCGATTCGGTGCGCGATATGCCGGGCGTGGAACTGTATTCCGAGCGCTTCTCGCCGCCGCCGGTGGTGAACGGCACCGCTTTCCAGGTGCAGCTCGCGCGCACCGGCGAGGTCATCGACATTCCCGCCGACAAGTCGGTGCTCGAAGAGGTGCTGAAAGTCCGCCCCGACAGCCCGTATTCGTGCCGGCAGGGTTTCTGCCGCACCTGCCGGGTCAATACGCTCGCCGGTGACGTCGACCATCGCGACACCGTGCTCACCGACGGCGAACGGGCCGCCGGCGACATGCTCATCTGTGTATCCCGTTGCGCCGGTGACCGTTTGGTCCTGGACCTGTGA
- a CDS encoding SDR family oxidoreductase, translating into MTDQTPVIAADERIVRSGEFDIAVYEYGEPSAETVVLVHGWPDDNHLWDRVVPLLADRFHVVTYDTRGHGRSTRTDRTEDYRLEHFAADFFAVAEAVSPDKPVHILAHDWGSVEMWEAVCEPEAATRVASFTSVSGPNLDHMGAWVRADLSRGKVWGPFTQLLSSAYTGLFMTPGLPKVVLRPLGTEKVWSRFVGLMNDTSPENIKFGPEFRRDFFDGMRIYRANIVQRMAGPRDRRTEVPVQLIIARRDVAVRPAGYADTKEYAPNLYRREVGGGHWLPFSHPELLATSTAELIDSLRTGDTPRTLRRAEVGREKRAFEDQLLVITGGGSGIGRETALAFARGGAEVVLSDINLDSAKETAELIAREGGTAHAYQLDVSSAAAVDEHAATVIAAHGVPDILINNAGIGQAGDFFDTPAAEFDRVLNINLHGVINGCRAFGKAMAERGLGGHIVNLSSMAAYTPQRGFSAYSTSKSAVFMFSDCLRAELAGKNIGVHTICPGIVHTNIVATTRFSGVSAEEEAAKQERFDKLYAARRYGPEKVAAQIVKAVEQGRDIVPVTPEAWLQYRFNRFAPTVARFFAARVKLT; encoded by the coding sequence GTGACCGATCAAACGCCAGTCATCGCTGCCGACGAGCGCATCGTGCGCAGTGGTGAATTCGATATCGCCGTCTACGAATACGGTGAGCCGTCCGCTGAAACCGTTGTGCTTGTGCATGGTTGGCCCGATGACAATCACCTGTGGGATCGGGTGGTGCCGCTGCTGGCCGACCGCTTCCACGTGGTCACCTATGACACCCGCGGACACGGTCGCTCCACGCGTACCGACCGCACCGAGGACTACCGGCTCGAGCATTTCGCCGCCGATTTCTTCGCCGTCGCCGAGGCGGTGAGCCCCGATAAGCCGGTGCACATCCTGGCGCACGACTGGGGTTCGGTGGAGATGTGGGAGGCGGTGTGCGAGCCCGAAGCCGCCACGCGCGTAGCGTCTTTCACCTCGGTGTCCGGGCCGAACCTGGATCATATGGGCGCCTGGGTGCGTGCCGATCTCTCGCGCGGCAAGGTGTGGGGCCCGTTCACCCAGCTGCTGTCCTCGGCCTACACCGGGTTGTTCATGACGCCCGGGCTGCCGAAGGTGGTGCTGCGGCCGCTGGGCACCGAGAAGGTGTGGTCGCGGTTTGTCGGGCTGATGAACGACACCTCGCCGGAGAACATCAAATTCGGGCCCGAGTTCCGGCGCGACTTCTTCGACGGGATGCGCATCTACCGGGCGAATATCGTGCAGCGCATGGCCGGTCCGCGGGATCGCCGCACCGAGGTTCCGGTGCAGCTCATCATCGCTCGCCGCGATGTGGCGGTGCGGCCGGCCGGATATGCCGACACCAAGGAGTACGCGCCCAACCTGTACCGGCGTGAGGTCGGCGGCGGGCACTGGCTGCCGTTCTCGCATCCCGAGCTGCTGGCCACCTCCACCGCCGAACTCATCGATTCGCTGCGCACCGGGGATACCCCGCGCACGCTGCGGCGTGCCGAAGTCGGCAGGGAGAAAAGGGCTTTCGAGGATCAGCTGCTGGTCATCACCGGCGGCGGCAGTGGCATCGGGCGCGAGACGGCGCTCGCCTTCGCGCGCGGCGGCGCCGAGGTGGTGCTGTCGGACATCAACCTCGACTCCGCCAAGGAGACCGCGGAACTCATTGCCCGCGAAGGTGGTACGGCGCATGCGTACCAGCTGGACGTGTCCTCCGCGGCGGCCGTCGATGAGCACGCTGCCACGGTGATCGCCGCGCACGGGGTGCCGGACATCCTCATCAACAATGCGGGGATCGGGCAGGCGGGAGACTTCTTCGACACTCCCGCAGCCGAATTCGATCGGGTGCTCAATATCAACCTGCACGGCGTGATCAACGGCTGCCGGGCGTTCGGCAAAGCCATGGCCGAGCGCGGGCTCGGCGGCCATATCGTGAATCTCTCCAGCATGGCGGCGTACACCCCGCAGCGTGGTTTCTCGGCGTACTCCACCAGCAAGTCCGCTGTCTTCATGTTCTCCGACTGCCTGCGCGCCGAACTGGCGGGCAAGAACATCGGCGTGCACACCATCTGCCCCGGCATCGTGCACACCAATATCGTTGCCACCACCCGCTTCTCGGGCGTTTCCGCCGAGGAGGAGGCAGCCAAGCAGGAGCGCTTCGACAAGCTCTACGCGGCGCGCCGCTACGGGCCGGAGAAGGTCGCGGCGCAGATCGTCAAGGCTGTCGAACAGGGACGTGACATCGTGCCGGTGACGCCCGAGGCGTGGTTGCAGTACCGGTTCAACCGCTTCGCGCCGACCGTCGCCCGCTTTTTCGCGGCGCGGGTGAAGCTGACGTAG
- a CDS encoding Ig-like domain-containing protein codes for MMDSNMRRAAGAAAAIAVAGGLAVTMIPGTAVAASGTITWTDGNSKFTRTVSDTTPIAGETITVTTMFERTGIPVEYIYSIADAHPTCLTPVAGSATMGGDQVSLDTSAAGTASASFSIVKYPVYPNISPKSQTFSVQYTVGVNCARDTALPTSMSYTGSLGAGNYTDKGPAITVSSDAVSTTTLAPVSGLQVNNATTLQASVSPAAAGGTIEFKAGDQVLGSIPVAANGTASIGWTPGAAGTYNITATFSGRTGVAGSTTTQAVTVADVSTTTTTPPKPSTGSF; via the coding sequence ATGATGGACAGCAATATGCGGCGGGCAGCCGGAGCGGCGGCCGCGATCGCGGTAGCGGGCGGTCTCGCGGTGACGATGATCCCCGGCACGGCCGTGGCCGCATCGGGAACGATCACCTGGACCGACGGGAACAGCAAGTTCACCCGGACAGTCTCGGACACCACCCCGATCGCCGGCGAAACCATCACCGTCACGACGATGTTCGAGCGGACCGGCATTCCGGTCGAGTACATCTACTCGATCGCGGACGCGCACCCCACCTGCCTGACTCCGGTCGCGGGCTCGGCCACGATGGGCGGCGATCAGGTCTCGCTCGACACCTCGGCCGCGGGCACGGCCAGCGCCTCCTTCAGCATCGTCAAATACCCGGTGTACCCGAACATCTCACCGAAATCCCAGACCTTCTCGGTGCAGTACACGGTGGGCGTCAACTGCGCGCGCGACACCGCGCTGCCGACCTCTATGAGCTACACCGGCTCGCTCGGCGCCGGCAACTACACCGACAAGGGCCCGGCCATCACCGTGTCCAGCGACGCCGTCTCGACCACCACGCTCGCCCCGGTGAGCGGCCTCCAGGTCAACAACGCCACCACCCTGCAGGCGAGCGTCTCGCCGGCGGCAGCGGGCGGCACCATCGAATTCAAGGCGGGCGACCAGGTTCTCGGCTCCATCCCCGTCGCCGCGAACGGCACCGCCTCGATCGGCTGGACCCCCGGCGCCGCGGGCACCTACAACATCACCGCCACCTTCTCCGGCCGCACCGGCGTCGCCGGCTCCACCACGACCCAGGCGGTCACCGTGGCCGACGTCTCGACCACCACCACGACACCCCCCAAGCCCAGCACCGGCTCCTTCTGA
- a CDS encoding metal-dependent hydrolase, with protein MKLLPKLGRRPVTEPGEVALHARNVHFDWSNTAPVWMTAEPIASHVLNALSMLLPEGERMFLVTYGEALELVRDEKLREAMIGFIGQESMHAESHNGALEEVLATHGIDVEPYVRQAEYLFRKTLGHREMGSAAAQQQVLVERLGVIATLEHFFAFLGDWVLNADLEKFDADPQMLDLFRWHGAEEVEHRMVAHDVAEYFGVGYLRRGALMLIVFPIFIALLLRGTKYLVHQDPSLPNHRYPVLVARIFASMWRGAVPGIPSLLISALSTFKPGYTPEPVGSSAQAIAYLAQSPAARAMAS; from the coding sequence ATGAAGCTACTTCCGAAACTGGGCCGCCGGCCGGTGACCGAACCCGGTGAGGTAGCCCTGCACGCCCGCAACGTGCACTTCGACTGGTCCAATACCGCCCCGGTGTGGATGACCGCCGAACCGATCGCCTCCCATGTACTGAACGCCCTCAGCATGCTGCTGCCTGAGGGTGAGCGCATGTTCCTGGTGACCTACGGGGAAGCGCTCGAACTCGTCCGGGACGAGAAGCTGCGCGAGGCCATGATCGGCTTCATCGGCCAGGAATCCATGCACGCCGAGAGCCATAACGGCGCCCTCGAAGAGGTGCTCGCGACGCACGGCATCGATGTGGAACCGTATGTGCGACAGGCGGAATACCTGTTCCGCAAGACCCTCGGCCACCGTGAGATGGGTTCCGCCGCCGCCCAGCAGCAGGTGCTGGTGGAGCGGCTCGGCGTCATCGCCACGCTCGAGCACTTCTTCGCCTTCCTCGGTGACTGGGTGCTCAATGCCGATCTGGAGAAGTTCGACGCCGATCCGCAGATGCTGGATCTGTTCCGCTGGCACGGGGCCGAAGAGGTCGAACACCGCATGGTCGCGCACGATGTGGCCGAGTACTTCGGGGTCGGATATCTGCGGCGTGGTGCGCTCATGCTGATCGTCTTCCCGATCTTCATCGCACTGCTGCTGCGCGGCACCAAGTATCTGGTGCATCAGGATCCGTCGCTGCCCAATCACCGGTACCCGGTGCTGGTCGCCCGCATCTTCGCCTCGATGTGGCGGGGTGCGGTACCCGGCATTCCGTCGCTGCTGATCAGTGCCCTGTCGACCTTCAAGCCCGGGTACACCCCCGAGCCCGTGGGTTCGAGCGCGCAGGCCATCGCCTATCTCGCGCAGTCGCCGGCTGCCCGAGCCATGGCCTCGTGA
- a CDS encoding aldo/keto reductase, producing MQQHQLGSELTTSAIGLGCMGFSQGYGATDDEESITAIHTAIDAGVTLFDTAMSYGSGHNERLLARALRDAGEQVRVATKFGIVRTDSGVRLDGNPAHVREYCDASLQRLDRDVIDLYYLHRIDPEVPVAETIGAMAELVASGKVRHLGISEATPAQLAEAAAVHPLAAVQFEWSMLWREPEHDVVPTARRLGIGLVPYSPLGRGLLTATLDPTTVATSDFRRNDPRFQGDHLDNNLTQVAALRDLAARLDITAGQLALAWLLAQGPDVVPIPGTRRSARILENAAAATVELSAADLEDLEKFVSPEAWTGDRQSFAAHATTRSTS from the coding sequence ATGCAGCAGCATCAGCTCGGCAGCGAATTGACCACTTCCGCAATCGGTTTGGGATGCATGGGCTTCTCTCAGGGCTACGGCGCGACCGATGACGAGGAGTCGATCACCGCGATCCACACCGCGATCGACGCCGGCGTAACCCTTTTCGACACCGCCATGAGCTACGGCAGCGGCCACAATGAGCGCCTGCTGGCCCGCGCCCTGCGGGACGCCGGCGAACAGGTCCGGGTAGCAACCAAATTCGGCATCGTCCGCACCGATTCCGGTGTCCGCCTGGACGGCAACCCCGCCCACGTCCGCGAATACTGCGACGCCTCACTACAGCGCCTCGACCGCGACGTCATCGACCTCTACTACCTTCATCGCATCGACCCCGAGGTACCGGTTGCCGAAACCATCGGCGCCATGGCCGAATTGGTAGCCTCCGGCAAAGTCCGCCACCTCGGCATCTCCGAAGCAACCCCGGCCCAGTTGGCCGAGGCGGCCGCCGTCCACCCCCTCGCCGCAGTGCAATTCGAGTGGTCGATGCTCTGGCGAGAGCCAGAACACGACGTCGTCCCCACTGCCCGCCGACTCGGCATCGGCCTGGTCCCCTACAGCCCCCTGGGCCGCGGCCTGCTCACCGCCACCCTGGACCCAACCACCGTGGCCACCAGCGACTTCCGTCGCAACGACCCCCGTTTCCAAGGCGACCACCTGGACAACAACCTCACCCAGGTAGCCGCCCTCCGCGACCTGGCCGCCCGCCTGGACATCACAGCGGGCCAGCTGGCGCTCGCCTGGCTCCTGGCCCAGGGCCCGGACGTGGTCCCCATCCCCGGCACCCGCCGCTCCGCCCGCATCCTCGAAAACGCAGCCGCCGCCACCGTCGAGCTGTCCGCAGCCGACCTCGAAGACCTGGAGAAGTTCGTCTCCCCCGAAGCCTGGACCGGTGACCGCCAATCCTTCGCAGCCCACGCCACAACAAGATCGACCAGCTGA
- a CDS encoding TerC/Alx family metal homeostasis membrane protein gives MSPELSLFASPAVIHTIGTPWLWGGTIAVVLALLVMDFAITRRPHEVSMREAIGWTVFYIALPIAFGIFLWAGHGSTTGMEFFTGYLLEKSLSVDNLFVFMLLLSAFAVPAALAQRVLLYGIAGALVLRGIFIALGAAALATLDWAFLLFGLILLVTAVKLLADAAGGHEQEVDVSSMKSVKLMRRFMPVTDDYQGTRMTVRQAGRRALTPLALVVAAVMATDLVFAVDSVPAVYGVTGDPFLVFATNAFALLGLRALYFVLHAALSRLVHLAYGLAAILAFIGVKLVLHWAHGIWSGVPQIPTATSLVFIVVVLATVTFTSLRATRGEQRHAGEEPTVVP, from the coding sequence ATGAGTCCCGAACTTTCACTATTCGCAAGTCCCGCGGTAATCCACACCATCGGCACACCGTGGTTGTGGGGCGGCACCATCGCCGTCGTCCTGGCCCTGCTGGTCATGGACTTCGCGATCACCCGCCGCCCGCACGAAGTGTCCATGCGCGAGGCCATCGGCTGGACCGTCTTCTATATCGCCCTGCCGATCGCGTTCGGCATCTTCCTGTGGGCCGGCCACGGCTCCACCACCGGCATGGAATTCTTCACCGGATATCTGCTGGAGAAGTCGCTGTCGGTCGACAACCTCTTCGTCTTCATGCTGCTGCTGTCGGCCTTCGCGGTCCCGGCGGCGCTGGCGCAGCGAGTCCTGCTGTACGGCATCGCCGGAGCGCTGGTCCTGCGCGGCATCTTCATCGCGCTGGGCGCCGCGGCCCTGGCCACACTGGATTGGGCGTTCCTGCTGTTCGGCCTGATCCTGCTGGTCACCGCCGTGAAGCTGCTGGCCGACGCGGCCGGCGGGCACGAGCAGGAGGTCGACGTATCGTCGATGAAGTCGGTCAAGCTGATGCGCCGGTTCATGCCCGTCACCGACGACTATCAGGGCACCCGCATGACCGTCCGACAGGCCGGTCGCCGCGCACTCACCCCGCTCGCCCTGGTGGTGGCCGCGGTCATGGCCACCGACCTCGTCTTCGCCGTCGACTCCGTCCCCGCGGTCTACGGCGTCACCGGTGACCCGTTCCTGGTGTTCGCCACCAACGCCTTCGCGCTACTCGGTTTGCGCGCACTGTATTTCGTGCTGCACGCCGCGCTGTCGCGACTGGTGCACCTGGCCTACGGCCTGGCCGCCATTCTCGCCTTCATCGGCGTGAAGCTGGTGCTGCACTGGGCGCACGGCATCTGGAGCGGCGTACCCCAGATCCCCACCGCCACCTCACTGGTGTTCATCGTGGTGGTGCTGGCGACGGTCACCTTCACCAGCCTGCGCGCAACCCGCGGAGAACAGCGGCATGCGGGCGAGGAGCCCACTGTCGTACCGTGA
- a CDS encoding nitroreductase family deazaflavin-dependent oxidoreductase, whose amino-acid sequence MANLFVNVLRGHQWLYENTGGLVGHRLLFGNPTLLLRTVGRKTGQPRTSALTYAKDGKDYLVTASNGGSSKPPGWLANVKAAPEVEIQVGTTKIQVTAHPTYPDDPDYARRFALVDKVNGGRYAEYQKKTSRPIAVVVLSPR is encoded by the coding sequence ATGGCGAATCTGTTCGTGAACGTGCTTCGAGGCCACCAATGGCTGTACGAGAACACCGGCGGGCTCGTCGGGCACCGGCTGCTCTTCGGCAATCCGACGCTGCTGCTGCGGACGGTCGGCCGCAAGACCGGGCAGCCGCGCACCTCGGCGCTGACCTATGCCAAGGACGGCAAGGACTACCTGGTGACCGCCTCCAATGGCGGCTCCTCGAAGCCGCCGGGCTGGCTGGCGAATGTGAAGGCCGCCCCGGAGGTCGAGATCCAGGTCGGCACCACCAAGATCCAGGTGACGGCACACCCCACCTATCCGGATGATCCGGACTACGCGCGGCGATTCGCGCTGGTCGACAAGGTCAACGGAGGCCGGTACGCGGAGTATCAGAAGAAGACGTCCCGGCCGATCGCGGTGGTCGTACTCAGCCCGCGTTGA
- a CDS encoding DUF4234 domain-containing protein: MNTALVASPIKNRNAVLVWLVWPLITLGIYFLVWYYKIHKEMAELRRDPDAPVAGPLLVMIFLSWTGIAAIISFWRTGTRIKESQEAAGLQGTCNPVLGFLLNFVFGLGILYYQLELNKIADRFAQ; the protein is encoded by the coding sequence ATGAACACTGCCCTCGTGGCCTCCCCGATCAAGAACCGCAATGCCGTGCTGGTGTGGCTCGTCTGGCCGCTCATCACGCTCGGCATCTACTTCCTGGTCTGGTACTACAAGATTCACAAGGAGATGGCGGAACTCCGCCGCGACCCGGACGCGCCCGTGGCCGGCCCGCTCCTGGTGATGATCTTCCTGTCCTGGACCGGAATCGCCGCCATCATCAGCTTCTGGCGCACCGGCACCCGCATCAAGGAATCCCAGGAGGCGGCGGGCCTGCAGGGCACCTGCAACCCGGTCCTCGGCTTCCTCCTGAACTTCGTCTTCGGCCTCGGCATCCTCTACTACCAGCTCGAGCTCAACAAGATCGCCGACCGCTTCGCCCAATAA